In Arthrobacter sp. PAMC25284, a single genomic region encodes these proteins:
- a CDS encoding aminopeptidase P family protein gives MNDADNTQVSTSQPLDERVNNRSQRPNSKAFKAFMASHWAPSEQLTPERDAVAAHAATRRRAISVQFKGERLVIPAGPLKVRSNDCDYRFRPHSGFAHLTGLGLDHEPDAVLILEPVAEGTGDDGGNHQATLYFRPLAGRDTEQFYADSRSGEFWIGARPTLAEFEARLGLKTADLGGLELGITKNVGAPEIGGTSIRLVRKVDENIDALVDTARYNTAKDPDNLDLSVLDALDEKLSEALSELRLIKDEWEVEQMRTAVAATVEGFTEAVKALPRALTHRRGERVVEGAFFARAREEGNELGYDTIAAAGNNATVLHWTRNTGTVSAGELLLLDAGVEADSLYTADITRTLPANGTFTAIQRKIYEAVLDAADAAFAAAQPGTKFRDIHTAATTVLAERLDAWGLLPVTVEEAISPEGQQHRRWMPHGTSHHLGLDVHDCAQAKRDLYLDGVLTPGMVFTIEPGLYFKDDDLAVPEEYRGIGVRIEDDVLMTEAGPVNLSAALPRKADDVESWMAGIYQEANGQSV, from the coding sequence GTGAACGATGCAGATAACACCCAGGTCTCCACTTCCCAGCCTCTCGACGAGCGCGTCAACAATCGCTCGCAGCGGCCCAATTCCAAGGCATTCAAGGCCTTTATGGCCAGCCACTGGGCGCCTTCCGAGCAGCTGACCCCCGAACGGGACGCTGTTGCCGCCCACGCCGCAACCCGGCGCCGGGCCATCTCCGTCCAGTTCAAGGGCGAACGCCTCGTCATTCCGGCCGGTCCGCTGAAGGTCCGCTCGAACGACTGCGACTACCGGTTCCGTCCGCATTCGGGCTTTGCCCACTTGACGGGACTCGGTCTGGACCATGAGCCCGATGCGGTCCTGATCCTGGAGCCCGTCGCTGAGGGGACCGGCGATGACGGCGGCAACCACCAGGCGACGCTTTACTTCCGGCCGCTGGCCGGACGGGACACCGAGCAGTTCTACGCCGATTCCCGGTCCGGGGAGTTCTGGATCGGAGCCCGTCCCACACTTGCCGAGTTCGAGGCCCGGCTTGGCCTGAAGACCGCGGATCTTGGCGGACTTGAGCTGGGCATCACCAAGAACGTCGGGGCCCCCGAAATTGGCGGGACCTCCATCCGGCTGGTCCGCAAGGTCGATGAGAACATCGATGCCCTCGTCGACACCGCCCGCTACAACACGGCGAAGGATCCGGACAACCTCGACCTGAGCGTCCTGGACGCCCTCGACGAAAAGCTCAGCGAGGCCCTGTCCGAGCTCCGCCTGATCAAGGACGAGTGGGAAGTCGAACAGATGCGCACCGCCGTCGCCGCGACGGTGGAGGGCTTCACCGAAGCCGTCAAAGCCCTCCCCCGGGCGCTGACCCACCGGCGCGGAGAGCGCGTCGTGGAAGGGGCCTTCTTCGCCCGCGCCCGCGAGGAGGGCAACGAACTTGGCTACGACACCATCGCAGCGGCCGGCAACAATGCCACGGTGCTGCACTGGACCCGGAACACGGGCACCGTCAGCGCCGGTGAACTGCTGCTGCTCGACGCCGGCGTTGAGGCGGATTCGCTGTACACCGCGGACATCACCCGCACGCTGCCGGCCAACGGCACCTTCACCGCCATCCAGCGGAAAATCTACGAGGCGGTACTGGACGCCGCCGACGCCGCCTTCGCCGCAGCCCAGCCGGGCACGAAGTTCCGCGACATCCACACCGCCGCGACGACGGTGCTGGCCGAACGTCTGGACGCCTGGGGACTGCTGCCGGTCACCGTGGAGGAAGCCATAAGTCCCGAGGGGCAGCAGCACCGGCGCTGGATGCCACACGGCACCAGCCACCACCTCGGCCTCGACGTCCACGACTGTGCCCAGGCCAAGCGTGACCTGTACCTGGACGGCGTCCTCACCCCGGGCATGGTCTTCACGATTGAACCCGGCCTGTACTTCAAGGACGACGACCTCGCTGTTCCGGAAGAGTACCGGGGCATCGGCGTCCGGATTGAGGACGACGTCCTCATGACGGAGGCGGGCCCGGTCAACCTCAGCGCTGCGCTGCCGCGCAAGGCAGACGACGTCGAGTCCTGGATGGCCGGCATCTATCAGGAAGCCAACGGTCAGTCCGTCTAG
- a CDS encoding PHP domain-containing protein, producing the protein MRIDLHAHSNVSDGTQPPAGVIASAAAAGLDIVALTDHDTTAGWAGAAAAALESGVGLVPGMEVSCRTEQGISVHLLSYLHDPSHPGLLGEITKAKDARHTRAQRMVSLLAEDYPLTWDDVIHQVAPGATLGRPHIADALVAAGVVADRTEAFTSILTSRSRYFVQHYAPDPALAVELVRAAGGVPVFAHPVASARGRIVGEGTYREMIDAGLAGLEVYHRDNPAEGREFLLRLAEEHGLFVTGSSDYHGTGKPNRLGENLTAPEVLARIEELGSGSAVVRQRPA; encoded by the coding sequence GTGAGGATTGACCTGCATGCGCACTCGAATGTTTCCGACGGAACCCAGCCGCCGGCCGGGGTCATTGCGTCCGCCGCCGCCGCCGGGCTGGACATCGTGGCGTTGACCGATCACGACACCACGGCGGGCTGGGCCGGAGCGGCAGCGGCCGCCCTGGAATCCGGCGTCGGGCTGGTTCCGGGCATGGAGGTTTCCTGCCGGACTGAGCAAGGCATCAGCGTGCACCTGCTGAGCTATCTGCACGACCCCTCCCACCCGGGGCTGCTCGGGGAGATCACCAAGGCCAAGGACGCCCGGCACACCCGGGCGCAGCGCATGGTCAGCCTCCTCGCCGAGGACTATCCTCTGACATGGGACGACGTCATCCACCAGGTGGCTCCCGGGGCCACCCTCGGACGGCCGCACATCGCCGACGCACTCGTTGCGGCCGGCGTCGTGGCGGACCGGACCGAAGCCTTCACTTCGATCCTGACCTCACGGTCACGGTACTTCGTGCAGCACTACGCCCCGGATCCGGCCTTGGCCGTGGAGCTGGTCCGCGCGGCCGGCGGCGTCCCCGTCTTTGCCCACCCCGTGGCCTCGGCCCGGGGCCGGATCGTGGGGGAGGGGACGTACCGGGAGATGATCGACGCCGGGCTGGCCGGGCTCGAGGTCTACCACCGGGACAACCCGGCAGAGGGCCGGGAGTTCCTGCTGCGCCTGGCAGAGGAGCACGGCCTGTTCGTGACGGGGTCCTCCGACTACCACGGCACCGGAAAACCGAACCGCCTGGGGGAGAACCTCACCGCGCCTGAGGTGCTGGCCCGGATCGAGGAACTCGGCAGCGGATCCGCGGTCGTCCGCCAACGCCCGGCGTGA
- a CDS encoding site-specific DNA-methyltransferase — translation MTDTVWAPDGSNLVVHADNADYLPTLPDGAFTLIYVDPPFNTGRAQRRQETRMVRNAGGEGDRVGFKGRSYDTIKGALHSYDDAFSDYWSFLEPRLVEAWRLLADDGTLYLHLDYREVHYAKVMLDAIFGRECFLNEIIWAYDYGARAKYRWPTKHDNILVYVKNPARYHFDSAEVDREPYMAPGLVTAAKRELGKLPTDVWWHTIVSPTGKEKTGYPTQKPEGLIRRVVAASSRPGDWCLDFFAGSGTLGAVAAKLDRKFICVDQNQPAIDVMSKRLAAHATFTRFTPAG, via the coding sequence ATGACTGACACCGTCTGGGCGCCGGACGGCAGCAACCTGGTGGTACACGCGGACAACGCGGATTACCTCCCCACGCTGCCGGACGGCGCCTTCACACTGATCTATGTGGATCCGCCCTTCAACACCGGGCGGGCCCAGCGCCGCCAGGAGACCCGGATGGTCCGCAACGCCGGCGGCGAGGGCGACCGTGTCGGCTTTAAGGGACGCTCCTACGACACCATCAAGGGCGCCCTGCACAGCTACGACGACGCCTTCAGCGACTATTGGTCCTTCCTGGAGCCCCGGCTCGTCGAAGCGTGGCGGCTGCTGGCCGACGACGGCACGCTGTACCTGCATCTGGACTACCGGGAAGTGCACTACGCGAAGGTCATGCTTGACGCCATTTTTGGCCGGGAGTGTTTCCTGAACGAAATCATCTGGGCCTATGACTACGGCGCCCGCGCCAAGTACCGCTGGCCGACCAAGCACGACAACATCCTGGTCTACGTCAAAAACCCGGCGCGCTACCACTTCGACAGCGCCGAGGTCGACCGCGAGCCCTACATGGCCCCGGGACTCGTCACCGCGGCCAAGCGCGAACTCGGAAAACTGCCTACCGATGTCTGGTGGCACACCATCGTCTCCCCGACGGGTAAAGAAAAAACCGGGTACCCGACGCAGAAACCGGAGGGGCTGATCCGGCGCGTCGTCGCCGCGTCCAGCCGGCCCGGAGACTGGTGCCTGGACTTCTTCGCGGGTTCTGGAACGCTCGGCGCCGTCGCCGCGAAACTCGACCGGAAATTCATCTGCGTGGACCAGAACCAGCCGGCCATTGACGTGATGTCCAAACGGCTCGCAGCGCACGCGACGTTCACCCGGTTCACGCCCGCCGGGTAG
- a CDS encoding DEAD/DEAH box helicase, which yields MSELHTHQLLTDESGTESIEPEETIISDEKPHEIAEKTFADFKVRADIVESLADAGITHPFPIQAMTLPVALSGHDIIGQAKTGTGKTLGFGIPALQRVIGRDDAGFDKLTVPGAPQALVIVPTRELAVQVASDLETASRKRNARIATIYGGRAYEPQVDALQKGVEVVVGTPGRLIDLYKQKHLSLANVKMVILDEADEMLDLGFLPDVETLIAGTPAVRQTLLFSATMPGPVIAMARRYMTQPTHIRAADPDDEGLTKRDIRQLIYRAHSMDKVEVVARILQARGRGRTIIFTKTKRTAAKVAEELVDRGFAAAAIHGDLGQGAREQALRAFRNNKVDVLVATDVAARGIDVDDVTHVINYQCVEDEKIYLHRVGRTGRAGNKGTAVTFVDWDDMPRWGLINKALGLSYPEPVETYSSSPHLFEELDIPAGTKGRLPRDKRVLAGVDAEVLEDLGETGKKPTRSGGQAGARGGSRDGGRSAAANGGRESAGRDSAGRDGGRSGGRDSRRGDAGSRSGERRRRPAAGDTEASSTEPAATAQAPAAAKAPAEVDRATQARRRTRTRRRNGEVVAGEAPQGTSRPSNAEA from the coding sequence GTGAGTGAATTGCACACGCACCAGCTTCTGACCGACGAGTCCGGAACGGAATCGATCGAGCCGGAAGAGACCATCATCTCGGACGAGAAGCCGCACGAGATTGCCGAGAAGACCTTCGCAGACTTCAAGGTCCGCGCCGACATCGTCGAGTCGCTCGCCGACGCCGGCATCACCCACCCCTTCCCGATCCAGGCCATGACACTGCCCGTCGCCTTGTCCGGCCACGACATCATCGGCCAGGCCAAGACGGGTACCGGCAAGACCCTGGGCTTCGGCATCCCCGCGCTGCAGCGCGTGATCGGCCGCGACGACGCCGGGTTCGACAAGCTCACGGTGCCGGGCGCCCCGCAGGCCCTCGTTATCGTGCCGACCCGTGAGCTTGCCGTGCAGGTCGCGAGCGACCTTGAAACCGCGTCGCGGAAGCGCAACGCCCGGATCGCCACGATCTACGGTGGACGCGCGTATGAGCCCCAGGTAGATGCCCTGCAGAAGGGCGTCGAAGTCGTCGTCGGCACTCCCGGCCGCCTGATCGACCTCTACAAGCAGAAGCACCTCAGCCTCGCCAACGTCAAGATGGTTATCCTCGACGAGGCCGATGAGATGCTGGACCTCGGCTTCCTCCCGGACGTCGAAACCCTGATTGCCGGCACCCCGGCGGTCCGCCAGACGCTGCTGTTCTCGGCCACCATGCCGGGCCCGGTCATTGCCATGGCCCGCCGTTACATGACGCAGCCGACCCATATCCGCGCCGCCGACCCGGACGATGAGGGCCTGACCAAGCGCGACATCCGGCAGCTGATCTACCGCGCCCACAGCATGGACAAGGTCGAGGTCGTCGCCCGCATCCTGCAGGCACGCGGCCGCGGCCGCACCATCATCTTCACCAAGACCAAGCGCACCGCCGCCAAGGTCGCCGAGGAACTCGTGGACCGCGGCTTCGCCGCCGCCGCCATCCACGGTGACCTGGGCCAGGGCGCCCGCGAGCAGGCCCTCCGCGCCTTCCGCAACAACAAGGTGGATGTCCTGGTGGCCACCGACGTCGCCGCCCGCGGCATCGACGTCGACGACGTCACGCACGTGATCAACTACCAGTGCGTCGAGGACGAGAAAATCTACCTGCACCGCGTCGGCCGCACCGGCCGCGCCGGGAATAAAGGCACCGCCGTCACCTTCGTTGACTGGGACGACATGCCGCGCTGGGGCCTCATCAACAAGGCCCTGGGCCTGAGCTACCCGGAGCCCGTGGAAACGTACTCCTCCTCGCCGCACCTGTTCGAGGAGCTCGATATCCCCGCGGGCACCAAGGGCCGGCTGCCCCGTGATAAGCGGGTCCTTGCCGGAGTCGACGCCGAGGTGCTTGAGGATCTCGGCGAGACCGGAAAGAAGCCCACCCGCAGCGGCGGCCAGGCCGGCGCGCGCGGCGGCTCCCGCGACGGCGGACGCTCTGCCGCTGCCAACGGAGGACGCGAAAGCGCCGGTCGTGACAGCGCCGGTCGTGACGGCGGACGCTCCGGCGGCCGTGACTCACGCCGCGGCGACGCAGGCTCCCGCTCCGGTGAGCGCCGGCGTCGCCCCGCTGCCGGGGACACTGAAGCATCAAGCACCGAGCCGGCCGCAACGGCCCAGGCGCCAGCCGCCGCCAAGGCTCCCGCCGAGGTCGATCGTGCCACGCAGGCCCGCCGCCGGACCCGCACCCGCCGCCGGAACGGCGAAGTGGTGGCCGGCGAAGCACCGCAGGGCACCTCGCGGCCGAGCAACGCAGAGGCCTAA